ATGGCGGGTGGGAAAAACTTGAGGACATTCAGCGCGAACATACCCAGCATCGAAAGGTGCACGAAACGTGCATATCGATTCTGCTTTTCGCCAAATAACGCGTAAGCGATGTGTCCTCCATCGAGCTGTCCGATGGGGACGAGATTGAGCATCGTGACGAAAAGACCCACCCATCCGGCAAATGCCGGGCCATTGAGAAATACGTCGTGGCCCTCGGGAATGGGTCCGAGCGCGACGTATTTCAGCAGCATGTACAGCAGCGATTGCCCCTCTTGAATACCGTCCTCGGGAATGGGCTGAACCGGGGACGTTCGCAAACCGTAAATGATGACCGGAATGGCGACGATGAGCCCCGCCAAGGGGCCTGCTGCACCAATGTCGAGCAATGCATTGCGACTTTTGATGCGTCCGCTCATGCCGATGACGGCACCCATCGTTCCGAATGGACTGAGCAAGGGCAGGGGAATGAAAAACGGCAGTGACGCGGGCACTCGATGCAGCCGCGCCGCGAAGTAGTGCCCGAATTCGTGCGTGAGCAGAATCGCCATGAGCGGCACGGTGTAGGTCCATGCCCCAAGGCCCGCTCGAAGCTGCTCGGACAAACTCGCGTCCGCAGGCACGATGCCGCTCGTGAGGGCGAACGTGACGAGCGTCGACAGGATGGTCAGGACAAACAGCAGCAAATTCGTTCGCCAGCGCAGCGGTGAAGTGCCGGCACCGTCGCGCAGTTCCGACGCCTGCGCCTCGGTTTCCTCGACAGGCGGTGCTGCTTCCGAAGATGCTCGTTCAGACTCCGTCGACATCGCGCGCAGCTTGGCCAAGTAAAGACCCAAGCTCAAGGTCGGATCGTCCAACGACGCAAAGGTCGGCGTTTACGGTTCGACTTCTGCGAGCGCCGCTTGGTAGTCGGCTGGCGTGTTGACATTGGACAAAGCCAAAAGTCGAGGATCCACCGCCGCGAGCTGTTCTTCGCCGACGACGAGCGTGCGTACTCGACCGAGCAGATCCATCACGCGTAGCTGATTTTCCGACAACATGCGTTCGGCTTCGCGAAGGACGTTCACCGCATAGATCGCCGCAAGCGGATGATGTCGGCCGAACGCGTGTGGGACGACGATGTCGTAGGAAGCTGTGCGCAGTGCGTAGAGCAGTCGTACGAGCGCCGGATCGACGAACGGTGCATCGGTGGACGAGACAAACGCGACGTCGACAGCATGCTCGAGCGCCGCAAGACCCATCGCGATGCCTTGCATGGGACCACGACCTTCGACGGCATCTTCCGTCACGAGCGTTTCTGGAGGCAGAGCCGGCAAGTCTTGTCCTGGTGCGCGAACGACGACGATGGGCGATGCGACTTCGGACAATCGACGCACCACGCGCTGCAGAAGCAGCTCGTTGCCGAATGGAAGCCACGCCTTCGACTGGCCCATGCGAAGGCTTTGGCCGCCGCACAGAACGATGGCGCCGAGACCCGCGGGACGCTCTTGCGAAGCTCGATGCGTCAGCACGTCACGATGGCAGATCGTGCGTCCATCAGCGCGCGAGTCGTCCGATGTCCTGCATGCGTTTTTGCAGTTCGTTCGGAGGAAGAAACACCGCCAGCGCAGCTTGAAGTGAAGGCAACGCTCGTTCGACGTCGTCGCGTTTCATTTTGTTCGGATCGACGCCAATGCGCGCAAATGCGCGTTGGATCGTGCCTTTGGCGAACACTGGCGATAGGCCGCTTCGCTGAACTATCTGATCGAAAAGAGAGTCCACGCGATCGTCATCCGCAGGTGATCCGTTGAGCGAGCCATCGGTCGAGCTTGCTGTATTGTTTGGAGCCGAAAGGGGAGCTCCGCCAACGTGGTCGAGCGCGTCGTGTGATGGACACGGCGGCTTTCCACGGCTGAGCGTCGTTGCGAGCTCCAACGAATACGCTCATCGACACGGCTGCTGCGGAACGCACCAGTCATGTTCCAAATCCTACCATGACGGTTCGGTTGGCAACACGCATTCTCGCAGCGTGCTGTGCTTTTCGTACTTCACCGCGGCCGATAGCGCTTGTTTTCCGGGAGTTGTGAGGCGTCATCGGTATTTTCAGCGTCATCGGGAGCGGATCCTCGAGGGGTTGTCCTCGCGAGTGCGTTGGGTTCGTCGCGGCCGACTCCATCGACGCAGCGGGGCGAGGAAGGCTAGCAAGCCCAGGGTGACGACGGAAGCTTTGGGACCACGCTTGTGCGGTTTTGCTTGGGGACGACGGGCAACCGTGCACTCGCTGGAGTCACTGCTGTCATCGCTGTAGTCGTAGTCGTCGCTGTCATCGTCCGTGTCGTCGTCCGTATCACCACTGCAGTCGATGCCCTCGTCGGAACTGCTCGAGTCGTCGTAGTAGCTATCGGACGTGTCGCCGTCGCAGTCGTCCGAAGACGTATCGTCGTATGTCGTGTCGTCATACGTGGTGTCGTCGTAGGTGGTGTCGGTGGTATCGCCGGCGCAGTCGTCCGAAGACGTATCGTCGTAGTACGTGTCGTCGTACGCGGTGTCGGTGGTGTCGCCGGCGCAGTCGTCCGAAGACGTGTCGTCGTAGTACGTGGTGTCGTCGTAGGTGGTGTCGTCGACGATGACGGGATCGGCTGCACCGGCGCATGCGCACGCCATGTCGGGCTCGTAGGAAGGCTCGTAGTAGGAACCCGACGTCGAGTTGCCGCTGCCGCCGCCGGAGCTGCTGCCCGACCATGGGCTGCCGCTGGTCGACCCGCCGCTCGTGGATCCACCGCTCGAGCTACCTGACGAGCTGCTCGCGCCGCATCCGCTGAAGTCGATGCTGGTTGCGGTGAGGATCGGATCGACGTCGGGGGCTGCGGGCGTAAAGGCGATGGGCCAGGTTTGTCCTGCCGTGTCCTTGGTGATCATCATCGTGACGCGTGTGAGCCACGTGCTTGCTGGTTTCAGGCCAGAGAGCGCGATGGCCAGGTCGTCGGCTTTCGCGCCGCAGCGAAGTTTGTCGGGGTCGACCTGCGATCCGTTCGGTGCTTCGACGCAGCCAGGACCGCCGCCCACGACTCCGAGGTCCGCGCGAGGACAGCTCGAGGCGACGTCGAGCGGGCTTTCGAGGCTGACCGCAGCATTCGAGATGCAGGGATCCGTTGCGATGCTTTCGTCGATATCGAGGTGATTTTTGGCGCGTTGGAAATAGCCCCGGACGACGCCCGTGATGGCCTGCGTGCCGCCAGCGATGGCGACGTCTTTCACGAGCGCATCGTGGCTCGATGCTTCGGTGACGACGGCTGCGGGGCCCACTCCAAGCAGCTCCGATGCACGTAGGTCGACGTAGTTCGAGTCTTGGGAGCTTGCATTCCAAAGCAGGTTTTCCAGGTGAAGCTTGACGGGCGAAGCTCCGGTGAGCGATGCGCGTCCGGCCCCGACGAACCAAGCGGTGACGCGAAGATCCGAAGCTCCGGCACGCGTGAGCGCGAGGGGCAACACGGGAGTTTGGCTTGGCAACACCACACGAAGCGTGGACGTGACGAACGGTGCAGGAGGCGCGACGAATCGTTCGACGAAAAAGCGCATTCCGGGCATGTTTTCGAGGGCGCTGGCGACATCGGGCGAGATGCCGAAGCCGTTTGTCGCGGCCCAAGCGAACACGGCGGGAGCGTCGGCGAGGACCGTGGATTCGATGGGTTTGACGCTCGGAATTTCTGCGAGATCCGAGGTGACGTGAAACGGGATCCACAAGTCGGGTGATTCGCCCGGACAAGCGTGACTCGAACCGGTGGGAGGGAAGATGCGCGGGGCGGTTGCTGCATCGAGCGCTTCGAGCCACGCGTCGGAGCTGTGATCGAGCGCCGCGCCTGCAGGCACTGGGATGAGGAGTCCAACGGGGCCCGATGCGGCATCGAGTCGCAAGCTCGTCCAAATGGTCGTGCGGGTTTGACCTACTGCGACAGCGACGCGTTGTTCGGTGGGTGTCGTCTTGCCGGTGGGCAACCACGCGGTTGCGGCATTGGCATGATGAACGAGACCGAGCGTCGTGAGGGCGAGGGCGCCCGCAGAGGCAAGCAAGCGGTGTCGAAGCATGCTCGCGGCGTGGCAAGTGACGTGCCTTGACGAAGGGCAGCTGAAATGTCGTCGAAAGTGGGCGCAGGCGTGGCCGGGTGAGAACGGCCGTTCATGCGTTGCCTGGTCCCGCGTTTCTCCAAGGTTGTCAAAAGTGTTCCGAAACGTCATGGCCCTTGCTCGTTACGTAACCTCAGGTAACCTGAAATCGTGGATCAACCCATCGTGAGCGCTCCCGCTGGCTCGCCGCAACAATCGCACGTGGATGCGGGTTCCAAAACCGAAGCCGATCGTCCCTGCGAACCGGCGCTTTTGACAACTGGTGAAATGGCACGGTTGTCGAACAGCACGCTGCGGACGGTGCGGTTTTACGAAGAAGAAGGCATCTTACGCCCGGCACGACGTACCGAGGGCGGGCATCGGCTCTTCGAGCGAACGGAGCTCGATCGGTTGATGCTCGTGACGGACTTGCGGATGGCCGGTTTGTCCCTCGATGACATCAAAGCGATTCTCGAGGTGAAGAAGGCTGCCGCATCGGGTGCCATCGCCGCTGAAAGCGCGCTTCGAGTGCTCGGTGCGCGCATCGAGGAGCTGAAGGAAAAGCTGACGGTGCTCAACCGTTTGCGCGACGACCTCGAAGAGACGACCCGCATCGTGGCTGGGTGCATGGCTTGTCAAAACGAACTGTCGTTTCCAGATGGTTGTGCGAAGTGCAGCGTCATGACCACGCATCCCGCGCTGCCGCGGAGCGTTCGTGTGCTCTGGTCCGTCGGACAGTGCATGCACGAGCACGCTGACAAAGCAGCCGAGGCGAGTGTGGAACAGGCTGAACCCGAACGGGTGTGATCGACCGTTCGCTCATCGGTCGGTCGTTTGTCTCGACGTAACGTCGAGAATTTGCCGGGCGAATGCGGCGCTCGTATGACTCACCGTGTGATTGACAGAACCGCTGCTGCGCGAGCGATCGAAGACTTTTTGCGCGCTCTCGGGCACGAACCGACCGGCGAGCTCGAAGGCACGGGTGAACGCGTTGCGGATGCGTGGGCAGATGACTTGCTCGAAGGCCAATCCATCGACGCAGCCGCGGTGCTTCGCGAAGGATCGCTGGCGGTCGATCCTGCCGGTACGAACCTCGTCATCGTGCGTGACTTGGCGGTGACCACGGTTTGTCCTCACCACTTGCTGCCCGCGTTCGGCAGCGCCGCGATCGCGTATCTACCGGGGGCTCGCGTGGCTGGCATAGGTACGCTCGCGCGCGTCGTCGACGTCGTCGCACGGCGGCTCATTTTGCAGGAGCAGATCGGCACGACGGTGGTCGATCTCGTGTGCTCCGAGCTTGGTGCCGAAGCGGCGCTCTGTCGCCTCGCGCTCACGCACACCTGCTTGGTTTCTCGGGGCGAACGCAAGACGAGCGCGATTGTCGAGACGATCGCGTTTGGTGGTGCGTTTGCCAAAGACGCCGAAGGCCGAACGCTCGCGCTCACGGCGCTTGGTCGTTGACGCATTCTCGTTGCGGTGCTCGGTGTGTCGCTCTCTGCGGCACGTGCTACGTTCGGGGCATGAGTGCACCTGCCGGGAGGGAGCCGTCCGACATCGCGGTTGCACTGGGCGCGTTGCCGCTGTTTCCGCTGCCCAACGCGGTCCTGTTCCCGGGCGCATTTCTGCCGCTACACGTCTTCGAACCGCGGTATCGAGCGATGGTGCGTGATGTCCTTCAAGGGCATCGAGCGCTGGCCGTCGTCATGATCAAGGACAAGGGTCGCGTCGACGAACAAGGACATCCCGAGATCGCCGACATCGCCGGCGTGGGCGTCATCGTCGATCATGTCGAGCTTCCCGGTGGTCGCTACGACATCCTGCTTCGAGGGCGCGGCCGGGTGCGTCTTTGCGAACTGCCATTCGAGCCGCCGTATCGCCGAGCCCAAGCGCAGATCATCACGTCCCCGCCCGAGGACGTGCCGGCGCCCGAGGTGATGGCGCTCATGGCCAGCGCGTCTGCATTTGCTGCACTGCTCGACAAGAGCCACGGTGGGTTCGAGCTCCGATTTCCACCGGGTGCGTCACCTGGCGTCCTTGCGGACTTGTGTGCACACCAGCTCGTGCTGGATGCGCGTGAGCGTCAAGTGATTTTGGAAACGATGGACACTGGGGAGCGCGTGCGCCGTGTTGCTGAAGCGCTCGCTCTTCAGCGTTTGGCTTTTGGATCGGGCGACCGCGAATTGAACTAGAGCAGAGCGTGCGCCTTGGTCACCTTGGGCTAACCTGGCGCACCTATGACCGCACCTGCCCCCATGACCGCCAATGCGCCGATCGTCGTCAAGCATGTGAGTTGCCCCGAATGGGGCCTCGGATATCTCGCCGAAGAGCGCGACGAAAAGCGGTTTTACGACTTCGAAGATGGCCACAGCCATTCGATTGCCAAGGCTTTCTGGTCCAAGCTCGAGCCCGTTTCGCTTGGAACCGCAGAAATTGCGGCACTCGAGAAGAAAGTTCGCTCGCTTCGGGACCAACGCAGCACGACCACCAAGTCCAAGACGCGTGTCGTCGCCGTGCCTTTGGCCAACTTCGACGCGCAGTATGCCCGTTTCATGGAGATTTTCCCGGGCGGGTTTGCCGGTGATCGGTTCGTGAAAGACGAACGGGGCGTCGTGACGGTCGATGCAGAAAAAAAGTCCAAGGCTGGCAAGGCGCAAGCCATCGCCATGGCGCAGTCGCTGTTTGCGAAGGCCGAGCTCGATCGGCTCATCGGAGCGTCGGCGTTTGCCGAGGTTCTGGCGAATGTTCGCGCGGTGCACAAGGCGGCCGCGGGGCTTTTGCATCCGCTCGGCGACATCATTCCTTTCAACAAGATGCCGGCGGAACGTGATCGCGCGTTTGCCGAAGCTCTTCGGGAACTGCTCCACGGCGACGGAGCCTACGATGCTCGATTCGATCGATTCGTCGCGACGCTCGCCGAAGCACAACTCGCGACATGGCCGCTGGCAACGGTGCTCTCGTCACTCGTTTTTCCGAACGAACACGCATTCGTCAAGCCCTCGTATTACGAGAAGCAAGCAGCGCTCTTGGGCTTCGACCTGCGTTACGAGCGCGTTCCGAACGCAGCGGCATATGGCCGCATGAAGCAGCTCGCCGAAGAGCTCGCGAAACGTTTGACGGCGCTGGGACAAACCCCACGCGACAACTTGGACGTGTACGCCTTCATCGGGCGAACACTTGGTCCTCAAAAAAAATAGCACCTCACCCCCCGACCCCCTCTCCGCAAGCGGAGAGGGGGAGAATGCCTCACCCCCCGACCCCCTCTCCACGTGTGGAGAGGGGGAGAAAGAGCGTTGAGCGAGGTGCGGTTCCCCCTCTCCCGGCAGGGAGAGGGGGCCAGGGGGTGAGGTCTGTTCCCCCTCTCCGCTTGCGGAGAGGGGGCTAGGGGGTGAGGCGCTCCCCCAGCTCGAGCGCCGCATCCAAGAGCTCGCCAAACGTCAGCGGGCGCTGCGCACGCGTCGAAGAAATCAGCACCACGAGCTCCGTGTCGGGAAGCGCTCGCCGCACGACGTCGGGCGCAATGGCGT
This window of the Polyangiaceae bacterium genome carries:
- a CDS encoding GTP cyclohydrolase I, producing the protein MIDRTAAARAIEDFLRALGHEPTGELEGTGERVADAWADDLLEGQSIDAAAVLREGSLAVDPAGTNLVIVRDLAVTTVCPHHLLPAFGSAAIAYLPGARVAGIGTLARVVDVVARRLILQEQIGTTVVDLVCSELGAEAALCRLALTHTCLVSRGERKTSAIVETIAFGGAFAKDAEGRTLALTALGR
- a CDS encoding MerR family transcriptional regulator; this encodes MDQPIVSAPAGSPQQSHVDAGSKTEADRPCEPALLTTGEMARLSNSTLRTVRFYEEEGILRPARRTEGGHRLFERTELDRLMLVTDLRMAGLSLDDIKAILEVKKAAASGAIAAESALRVLGARIEELKEKLTVLNRLRDDLEETTRIVAGCMACQNELSFPDGCAKCSVMTTHPALPRSVRVLWSVGQCMHEHADKAAEASVEQAEPERV
- a CDS encoding DUF2330 domain-containing protein, which produces MLRHRLLASAGALALTTLGLVHHANAATAWLPTGKTTPTEQRVAVAVGQTRTTIWTSLRLDAASGPVGLLIPVPAGAALDHSSDAWLEALDAATAPRIFPPTGSSHACPGESPDLWIPFHVTSDLAEIPSVKPIESTVLADAPAVFAWAATNGFGISPDVASALENMPGMRFFVERFVAPPAPFVTSTLRVVLPSQTPVLPLALTRAGASDLRVTAWFVGAGRASLTGASPVKLHLENLLWNASSQDSNYVDLRASELLGVGPAAVVTEASSHDALVKDVAIAGGTQAITGVVRGYFQRAKNHLDIDESIATDPCISNAAVSLESPLDVASSCPRADLGVVGGGPGCVEAPNGSQVDPDKLRCGAKADDLAIALSGLKPASTWLTRVTMMITKDTAGQTWPIAFTPAAPDVDPILTATSIDFSGCGASSSSGSSSGGSTSGGSTSGSPWSGSSSGGGSGNSTSGSYYEPSYEPDMACACAGAADPVIVDDTTYDDTTYYDDTSSDDCAGDTTDTAYDDTYYDDTSSDDCAGDTTDTTYDDTTYDDTTYDDTSSDDCDGDTSDSYYDDSSSSDEGIDCSGDTDDDTDDDSDDYDYSDDSSDSSECTVARRPQAKPHKRGPKASVVTLGLLAFLAPLRRWSRPRRTQRTREDNPSRIRSR
- a CDS encoding site-2 protease family protein, translating into MSLGLYLAKLRAMSTESERASSEAAPPVEETEAQASELRDGAGTSPLRWRTNLLLFVLTILSTLVTFALTSGIVPADASLSEQLRAGLGAWTYTVPLMAILLTHEFGHYFAARLHRVPASLPFFIPLPLLSPFGTMGAVIGMSGRIKSRNALLDIGAAGPLAGLIVAIPVIIYGLRTSPVQPIPEDGIQEGQSLLYMLLKYVALGPIPEGHDVFLNGPAFAGWVGLFVTMLNLVPIGQLDGGHIAYALFGEKQNRYARFVHLSMLGMFALNVLKFFPPAIRANESLADAFGNSMTWLVWFVLVYFLARLSGKEHPPTEPGELSPGRRAIAVVSLVVFVLIFMPTPWAKY
- a CDS encoding LON peptidase substrate-binding domain-containing protein, which translates into the protein MSAPAGREPSDIAVALGALPLFPLPNAVLFPGAFLPLHVFEPRYRAMVRDVLQGHRALAVVMIKDKGRVDEQGHPEIADIAGVGVIVDHVELPGGRYDILLRGRGRVRLCELPFEPPYRRAQAQIITSPPEDVPAPEVMALMASASAFAALLDKSHGGFELRFPPGASPGVLADLCAHQLVLDARERQVILETMDTGERVRRVAEALALQRLAFGSGDRELN
- a CDS encoding molybdenum cofactor guanylyltransferase — protein: MGQSKAWLPFGNELLLQRVVRRLSEVASPIVVVRAPGQDLPALPPETLVTEDAVEGRGPMQGIAMGLAALEHAVDVAFVSSTDAPFVDPALVRLLYALRTASYDIVVPHAFGRHHPLAAIYAVNVLREAERMLSENQLRVMDLLGRVRTLVVGEEQLAAVDPRLLALSNVNTPADYQAALAEVEP